In the genome of bacterium, the window CGATAGTGAGAGCGACAATGTTCGCGAAGCCCTGCGCGAATACATGAACGATACGGAGTGCCCGGAATGCGAAGGCACCCGCCTGCGCCCCGAAACGCGTTCGGTGCGCATCGCAAACACGAGCATCGATCAGGTCTGCCACTTCACGATCACACAGGCGGTACAGCATTTTGAAAAGATCCGGCTGGGCAAGCAGGAGCAGGAGATCGCCACCCGCCTCTTGCGCGAGATCCGCGAGCGGCTCTCGTTCCTGCAGAATGTCGGCCTCGAATACCTGACTCTCGACCGCACGGCGGGCACTCTATCGGGCGGCGAGAGCCAGCGAATCCGTCTCGCGACTCAGGTCGGGTCAGCTCTGGCCGGTGTGCTGTACATCCTGGACGAGCCTTCGATCGGCCTGCACGCGCGCGACAACGAGCGGCTCTTGCGCACGCTGTTCTCCCTGCGCGATACGGGAAATACCGTGATCGTCGTCGAGCACGACGAGGAGACGATCCGCGCGGCCGACTACGTGATCGACCTGGGCCCGGGTGCGGGACGGCACGGTGGCGAGATCGTGGCTGCCGGAACTCCGGCGCAGATCGCAAAGTCGAAAAAGTCGGCCACGGGCCAGTTCCTGTCTGGGAAGCGCTCCATCGCGGTACCGCGACGCCGTCGACCAGGCTCCGACAAGTTCGTGACCGTGGTCGGTGCCTCTGCCAATAACCTCCACGACGTGACACTGCGCATCCCCTATGGCGTGCTCACGGTGGTGACGGGTGTCTCGGGCAGCGGAAAGTCGACTCTGATCAACGACACTCTGTACCGTGCACTCGCCCAGAAACTCTACAAGAGCAAAGATCGACCGGGGAGCTTCAAGAAGATCGACGGCTTGCAACACATCGACAAGATCATCGATGTAAACCAGGCGCCGATCGGGCGAACCTCGCGTTCCAACCCGGCTACCTATACGGGGATTTTCACGGGCATTCGCGAGCTGTTCACGCAACTTCCGGAGAGTCGCCAACGCGGTTACAAGCCCGGACGGTTCAGTTTCAATGTGAAGGGCGGCCGCTGTGAGGCGTGTCAGGGCGACGGAATTCTGCGCATCGAAATGCACTTCCTGCCCGATGTATTCGTGACCTGTGAGGAGTGTCAGGGCAAGCGCTACAACCCGCAGACCCTCGAGGTGAAGTTCAAGGGCAAGACGATCTCCGATGTACTCGAGATGACGGTCGACGAGGCCCTGGAGTTTCTCGAACACATTCCCGGCGTGCGAAACGGCCTGCAGACGCTGGCCGAGGTGGGACTTGGCTACATCCACCTGGGCCAGCAGGCGACCACGCTATCGGGTGGTGAAGCACAGCGCATAAAACTGGCCAAGGAGCTATCGAAGCGGGCCACTGGACGCACGCTGTACATCCTGGACGAACCGACGACGGGGCTGCACTTTGCCGACGTTGAAAAGCTGCTCGAAGTACTGTCGAAGCTGGTCGAACGCGGAAACACGGTCGTGGTGATCGAACACAACATCGACGTAATCAAGACCGCGGACCACATCGTCGATCTGGGACCCGAGGGCGGAGACAAAGGCGGCGAGATCATCGCCACGGGAACTCCGGAAGAGGTCGCAAACAACGCGCTGTCCTACACGGGGCAGGCCCTGAAACCGGCGCTCTTCGGTCGGAAGTAGATGAGTGACGAGGACTACGAGTACGAGCCGCCGCCGCCGCTGAATACCGGCTTTCTGCTGGTGCTGGCTCTGGCCGCACCACTACTGCAAATCGTGTTCTTCGTGCTGCTAGTCAACGGCCCGGGCGTGCCTGCGGGTGCCGCCTCAGCGGGCATGGCCACCATCTTCAGTTACGTGCTGCTCTTGACGGCCTGCGCCAAGCGCATCCCGGAGCCGGCTGGATTGCATCTGGGAATCGTCATTCCACGCGGCATCGCGTGGATCGCCGTCGCTTTTTTGGTCTGGGCGATTCTGCTCAGTAGCGAAACCGACAATATCGTCCGCGCCCTTTTCCCGATGCCCGCCTTCGACGCAGGCGAGCCGAATCCCGAAGGGGGCTTCTACCGCGGTCTGGGTTCGATCGTGACCTACGTGGTGGTCTTCCCGATCGCCTTCGAACTTTTCTTCCGCGGTGCGATGCAACCGGTGCTGGTAGCCGAACTCGGCACACGCGCGGGAATCGCCCTGACCGCGGCGCTATGCGGTTACGCCACTGCAATGGGCCTGTTCAACCCCTGGGCGATCGTACCCGCAATCATGAATGCACTGGTCCTGGGCATCCTGCGTCACGGAACCGGGTCGATCCTGCCCTGCCTCGCGCTGCATGCATCCTGGGGAATCCTTCGCCTGGCGGCAGAGAATCAGATGCTTGGCATCGGCGGCTTCGACGATCTGAGCCAACCCCATACGTCCCTCGGCTGGCTGCTACTCGCAGGCTTGCTCACCGGAATCGGACTGCGCTTGTGTCGGGTTTCGGGAGATGCGGTTCTACCGGGAACCGATGCCGAAACCGACGGAGGCGGAGTCGGCGACGACTAGTTGGGGCCCGGTCGATCGCTCGAGTACGGCGTCAGGCCGAGGCGCTTGCGCGGATAGTCGATGCGCACGCCGGTGCCGCGCAACGAGATGGCCAGTTCGACATCCTGTACTTCGACATCCTCGATGTGGATCGAGGCGACGCGCTGGATGGCAACACCGAATCACACTCGATTCAGAGTTGGTGCCTTTTTGCGATCCGGATTCTCGCACCCGTGGCGCATAGAGCGACCGATATCAGGATCGACGAGGCGAGGAGAAGCCACTTCACGTGCGAGAAGAGTCCGCTGATCGCAATCCACGGGTGCGCGATTGCGGCCGGTTCCAAAAGGAAGACGACGTGAAAGCTGTTTTCGACGAAGTCGCATGCTCCTGCAACGACAGGCAGCACGATCAGGGCGTTCCAGGAATCCGGGCGATTTGAGAAGTTCAGCGCACTGGCCGCGCAAGCTGCAAGGAACAACCCGTACCAGAGCGGATGCGGGAAATCGACGACAAAGTGACGCCAGTAGGCGTCGAGTACACCTGCATCAACCCACGACTGCTTGATCGCCAGGAATGCCTCAGGCGATAGAGCGGTCTGGAGTCGGAACACTTGTAGCCTGTCCAGAGGTTCGATGATCGAGAGGATCGTCAGTTGTGACACGAGGTAGGTCAGGCCGAGCGTGAGGATGATCCACCGTCTACCGAGTACCTGCCTCATCCGAGTCACTCCCGCCACCCGTTGAATCTCAGGCAATTCGCTTCAGCTCGCTCTGAATCGCCTCTTCCAGGGCGCCGGGCTTGAGGCCAAAGGGACCGGGATCGCCCTGGAACGCCACTTTCCCACCCCGCCCTACGAGGTAGAGCCGAGTCGGAAGGGCACCGTATGCGCTGGCGATCTCATCGCCGATTCCGTCGATCACGACCGGTATCCGAATCTTCAGATGAACGGCGCAAGTCGCCGCGACCTCGTGCCGCTCGGCGTCCGTCGTAGGATCGTTGATACGAATGTCCTGGTCGCGATTCATGTTCACGACCCAGCCATCTTCCGGATGTGCTTCTCGTATGTAGACCACCGCGAAATCGACGCGATCGCGATAGCGCTCCCACAACCCGTGCAGCGCGTCCAACTGGACGCGAAAGGGAGGTCAGGTGTAGGAACCGAAGATGAGCGCCACCGGGCGAGCGGCGGCGAGGGCCTGGAGATGAAAGATCTCCCCGGTCGACCGTTCGCTGCCGGTACTGAAATCGGCCACGGGAGACTCGAAGTCGAAAGCTATGTCGCCTTCGACCAAGTCGGCGGTGGCCAGTCGCTTCTGGTCGGGGTCCGCCATGATATCGGGAAGACCCTTGGGCGAGTCCTCGGGCGTGAAGGCCCTCCAGTCGAAGGTCGCCGCATCGGTCGGATCGTCATCGGATTTCGACATTCGGGTCCCTCCTCATTCCGCAGACTAGCGCATGCGGCCGGGCCGCTTCAGCTCACTTCTCTTCTTCCGCCCGATTCTCGCTTGCGATCAGGGTGCAGGTAGCGGAGGGACGATCGAGAATCCCGGTGGTAGCTCATCGGTCATCTCCGGTGGCCGCGGCACATAGGCGAAGAAATAGCAGAGCGGCTCGTCACCGGTGTTGCGCGATGTGTGAGTAACGCCAGCGGGCACGAAGATCGCCTGTCCCTGTTCGACTTCGTAGTGATCGCCGTCGAGCTGCAAGCTCCCCCGTCCCGCGACGACGTAGTAGATCTCGTCGCTCGATGGGTGCACGTCGGGCGATCCTTCGCGACCGGGTGCGAGCCAATAGAGCCCGGCCGTCGTCCGTTCGGAGCCACAGTTCCCACGGTCGATGAGGAAACAGACCCGTTGGCTGCCATCCTCGGAGGCGACGTGCAAGGCGTCCTTCTGTCCGATTACGCGTTGATTCACGGCTTCATTCTCCGTTAGCGGGTCGGCGCTTGCGCGACGAGCTGGCGACCGAAGGCTTCGAAATTGCTGTCCACGACGAAGATGTGCTGCGATGCGGCGAGCAGATCTCGGAGCAGTCGCTGCATCGGGCTGGTCGAGTAGAGACCACTCGCCCCGATATACCGGAAACCCATCGTGGCGGCGTCGAGTGCGGCCTGGGTGGCGTGGGTCGCCATCGCGCGAAGTTCGATCTCCAATTCGGGAGGCACGGTGTCACCCGCTCGACTGAGGGACTCCATTCGGCCGATCGCATCCATCGCATAGAGGCGCGACGCTGTGAGCGATGCTTGCGCGACGCCGAGATCGCGCAGGAATGACTCCCGGTCGGCAACGGACGTTCCAGACCCGAGGCGTTGCTTCGATTTCGCGACCACCGTGAGCTCTTCGATCGCTCTCTCTCCGACTCCGATGGCAAAACCGGCATGTATGGGTGCAACCTGCGGCACGACTCCAGGCCGGAACCTCAGACCTCCGCGAAGTGGCTCGGGGTTCGGGAACGCGTAGGTGAAACCCTCGGGCACAAAGACTTCATCAAACGAGTAGTCGCAGCTCCCGGTGCCCTTGAGGCCTGCAACGTGCCAGCTGTCGGCTACTTGCACGCTCGTTTTCGGGATGATGACCTGTATTGCCTCGGGTGGAGCGTCACCTTCGGCCTCGACAATGCATCCCGATAGGGTCCATTCCGATTGGTGGATGCCGCTCGCATAGCCCAGGCTACCACTCGCGATGAAGCCTCCCTCTACGCGGCGCGCCCGCCCGAGCGGTGCGAGTTGACCCGCAACGACCGCGTCGACCTCGCTGCTGAAGATCTCGTCCGCAGCCTCCTGGCTGATGTACGCACCCATCATCGCGGTATGCGTCGACCCCACGGCCACGTTCCAACCCGCCGATGTGTCGGCGGCCGCCAGTGCAGCAACGACTTCGAATTCGAGCAGTGGATCGGCCTCGAAGCCTCCCAACTCTGTGGGCCAGCACAGGCGAAACAGTTTCGCAGCGTGCAAGGCTTCGACGGCCGATCCGTCGAGGCAGCGCGCCTCCTCGGACGCCGCCGCAGATGCCTCGAGTGTCGGGCGAACCGTCTCGACGGCTCTCAGCAATTCCTTCCTCAGTGTCTCGCGATCAACGCTCATTCTCATTCCTCCCATCGGGAAATTGTTAGTTCACGCACGTTCATGAGTGCCGGACCGATTTCTTTCACATCGAAACTCGGTGGCGGAACCAGGATTCTGTGGGCGCCGAGATCCTCGTAACGACGGGCGACGTCGAAGCCGTCGGGCCCGAGGACGGCCGGATCGGCGACCGTAAACTCGAGGGCATTGGGATCGCGTCCCGCATCCAATGCGCTGGTCCGCGCCAGTTTGAAGAGGGCCGAAAGCTCCTCCGGGGACCCTTTGGCCGGAAAGAAGCCATCTCCAATTCGGCCGGCTCTACGCGCTGCGGCTTCGCTATGTCCACCGATGACGATCGGGATCGGCGAGGCCGGGTGCGGTGTCAGGCGCGTGCCTTGGAAACTGACATGCGTACTCTCGTAGGTGGCTACCGGCTCACTCCACAACGCACGAAGGGCGCCCACGTAGTCATCGTGACGTTGGCCTCGATGCTCGAACGGCACGCCAAGTGCGTCGAATTCTTCGCGCAACCAGCCGATACCAACCCCCAGACTAAAGCGGCCCCCGCTCAACCGATCGAGGGTC includes:
- a CDS encoding CPBP family intramembrane metalloprotease; translation: MSDEDYEYEPPPPLNTGFLLVLALAAPLLQIVFFVLLVNGPGVPAGAASAGMATIFSYVLLLTACAKRIPEPAGLHLGIVIPRGIAWIAVAFLVWAILLSSETDNIVRALFPMPAFDAGEPNPEGGFYRGLGSIVTYVVVFPIAFELFFRGAMQPVLVAELGTRAGIALTAALCGYATAMGLFNPWAIVPAIMNALVLGILRHGTGSILPCLALHASWGILRLAAENQMLGIGGFDDLSQPHTSLGWLLLAGLLTGIGLRLCRVSGDAVLPGTDAETDGGGVGDD
- a CDS encoding LLM class F420-dependent oxidoreductase; the protein is MKFGVWYAAVMTFAGPEGARAIARGAEEAGFESLWTGEHVVMPTDYTSSYPYSDDGRVPGEGRADMADPLVWYAYAAAITERLRFTTGILVLPQRNPLVVAKQAATLDRLSGGRFSLGVGIGWLREEFDALGVPFEHRGQRHDDYVGALRALWSEPVATYESTHVSFQGTRLTPHPASPIPIVIGGHSEAAARRAGRIGDGFFPAKGSPEELSALFKLARTSALDAGRDPNALEFTVADPAVLGPDGFDVARRYEDLGAHRILVPPPSFDVKEIGPALMNVRELTISRWEE
- the uvrA gene encoding excinuclease ABC subunit UvrA, which codes for MTSGPQDIVIRGACEHNLKSINIDIPRDKLVVITGLSGSGKSSLAFDTIYAEGQRRYVESLSAYARQFLDQMSKPEVDSIEGLSPAISIEQKTTSRNPRSTVGTVTEIYDYMRLLYARIGTPYCVNCGKPIQAQTIKQMCDRVFELDEGTRLQVLSPVVRDRKGEYKKELKEFARQGFVRVRIDGDLHELEDPPELDRKKRHDIDLVVDRIVLKPEVAQRLADSLETALGVAGGFAKIDIGPGKEEWLFSELAACVDCGASYPEINPRMFSFNSPHGACPDCDGLGTKDFFDPALLVPDPSLSLAGGAIAPFMGRGRATGYYMSMVKSLADHLGCSVDTPWKKLPLKVRKTILDGSKEHVTFRFGRSRKFKFDRQWLGVSGILNKRYRDSESDNVREALREYMNDTECPECEGTRLRPETRSVRIANTSIDQVCHFTITQAVQHFEKIRLGKQEQEIATRLLREIRERLSFLQNVGLEYLTLDRTAGTLSGGESQRIRLATQVGSALAGVLYILDEPSIGLHARDNERLLRTLFSLRDTGNTVIVVEHDEETIRAADYVIDLGPGAGRHGGEIVAAGTPAQIAKSKKSATGQFLSGKRSIAVPRRRRPGSDKFVTVVGASANNLHDVTLRIPYGVLTVVTGVSGSGKSTLINDTLYRALAQKLYKSKDRPGSFKKIDGLQHIDKIIDVNQAPIGRTSRSNPATYTGIFTGIRELFTQLPESRQRGYKPGRFSFNVKGGRCEACQGDGILRIEMHFLPDVFVTCEECQGKRYNPQTLEVKFKGKTISDVLEMTVDEALEFLEHIPGVRNGLQTLAEVGLGYIHLGQQATTLSGGEAQRIKLAKELSKRATGRTLYILDEPTTGLHFADVEKLLEVLSKLVERGNTVVVIEHNIDVIKTADHIVDLGPEGGDKGGEIIATGTPEEVANNALSYTGQALKPALFGRK
- a CDS encoding cupin domain-containing protein, whose protein sequence is MNQRVIGQKDALHVASEDGSQRVCFLIDRGNCGSERTTAGLYWLAPGREGSPDVHPSSDEIYYVVAGRGSLQLDGDHYEVEQGQAIFVPAGVTHTSRNTGDEPLCYFFAYVPRPPEMTDELPPGFSIVPPLPAP